The Herpetosiphonaceae bacterium genome has a segment encoding these proteins:
- the dgt gene encoding dNTP triphosphohydrolase, with translation MDDRSSAHLRVRSRLEAGERARLSPLAALSANARRDYPDDESPIRTNFQRDRDRILHSKAFRRLKHKTQVFIAPEGDHYRTRLTHTLEVTQIARTIARGLSLNEDLVEAIGLGHDIGHAPFGHAGETGLSRALGRAFRHNEQSRRIIEVLERDGAGLNLTIEVRDGIAKHSKARRDIAATAWGVASTLEGQIIKLADSIAYINHDIDDAL, from the coding sequence ATGGACGACCGCAGCTCGGCGCACCTGCGGGTGCGTAGCCGCCTGGAAGCCGGCGAGCGTGCTCGTCTTTCGCCTCTCGCCGCGTTGAGCGCCAACGCCCGGCGCGACTATCCCGACGACGAATCGCCGATCCGCACCAACTTTCAGCGCGACCGCGATCGGATTTTACATAGTAAAGCATTTCGGCGTCTCAAACATAAGACGCAGGTCTTTATCGCGCCCGAAGGCGATCACTACCGGACGCGGCTGACGCATACGCTGGAGGTGACGCAGATCGCGCGCACCATCGCTCGCGGCCTGTCGCTCAACGAAGATCTGGTCGAGGCGATCGGCCTGGGCCACGACATCGGTCACGCGCCCTTTGGACACGCGGGCGAAACCGGCCTATCCCGCGCGCTTGGCCGCGCGTTTCGGCACAACGAGCAGAGCCGCCGGATCATCGAGGTGCTGGAGCGCGACGGCGCGGGCCTGAACCTGACAATCGAGGTGCGCGACGGCATCGCCAAGCACTCCAAGGCCCGCCGCGACATCGCCGCGACCGCCTGGGGCGTTGCCAGCACGCTTGAGGGGCAGATCATCAAGCTGGCCGATAGCATCGCCTACATCAACCACGACATCGACGACGCGCTG
- a CDS encoding MurT ligase domain-containing protein: MTFPLRRVAATIAGKAAMQLSRRLGTGGGTQLPGVVARRVAPAVLHDLASALPRGVVLVTGTNGKTTTARMLAAILKTDGLRLLHNRAGANLITGLTATAVAGADLWGRPRADIGLFETDEAHLPAAIRETQPRVVLMLNLFRDQLDRYGEVDTIARKWQAALETLPPTSTVVLNADDPAIAYLGESLRCKVRYFGLQDLRYGIGGVQHMADSQFCRRCGTAYVYNPAFYGHIGHYRCPNCGLQRPTPNVRLERLTLKGITGAHLVIADDEGGFDVQLPVPGLYNALNALAAAAAALALDVPPAGIRNALEGFTAAFGRIERIPIAGRDVLMALIKNPVGASETVRMLVTRDSASETESAPADLYLLIVINDKIADGTDVSWLWDADFEQLAGRVAHVVVSGTRAADMAVRLKYAGVPHACIEQEPNLGRALDRVLAASPAEQPLYLLPTYTAMLELREELVQRGLVKPFWED; encoded by the coding sequence ATGACTTTTCCTCTACGCCGCGTGGCCGCGACGATCGCCGGGAAAGCGGCGATGCAGCTCAGCCGACGGCTTGGCACTGGCGGCGGCACCCAGCTGCCGGGCGTGGTCGCGCGTCGTGTCGCGCCTGCCGTGCTCCACGATCTCGCCTCGGCGCTGCCGCGCGGCGTGGTGCTAGTGACGGGCACCAACGGCAAAACAACCACGGCGCGGATGCTGGCCGCGATCTTAAAGACCGACGGGCTGCGGCTGCTGCATAATCGGGCAGGCGCAAACCTGATCACCGGCCTGACGGCAACTGCGGTGGCCGGGGCGGATCTGTGGGGGCGTCCCCGCGCCGACATCGGGCTGTTCGAGACTGACGAGGCGCATCTTCCGGCGGCGATCCGCGAGACACAGCCGCGCGTGGTGCTGATGCTCAACCTTTTCCGCGATCAGCTTGACCGCTATGGCGAGGTCGATACGATCGCCAGGAAATGGCAGGCCGCGCTCGAAACGCTGCCGCCGACATCAACCGTCGTGCTCAACGCCGACGATCCGGCGATTGCGTATCTCGGCGAGAGTCTGCGCTGCAAGGTACGCTACTTCGGCCTGCAAGATCTGCGCTACGGCATCGGTGGCGTGCAGCACATGGCCGACTCGCAGTTTTGTCGGCGCTGCGGCACGGCCTATGTCTACAATCCGGCCTTCTACGGCCACATCGGCCATTACCGCTGTCCCAACTGCGGCCTGCAACGGCCCACGCCCAACGTGCGCCTTGAGCGGCTGACGCTGAAGGGCATTACCGGCGCGCATCTGGTGATCGCCGACGACGAGGGCGGCTTCGACGTGCAGTTGCCCGTGCCCGGTCTGTACAACGCGCTCAACGCGCTGGCTGCCGCCGCCGCTGCGCTGGCGCTGGATGTTCCGCCCGCCGGGATTCGGAACGCGCTTGAGGGCTTTACCGCCGCGTTCGGGCGGATCGAGCGCATTCCGATCGCGGGCCGCGATGTGCTGATGGCGCTGATCAAAAATCCGGTGGGGGCCAGCGAGACGGTGCGCATGCTGGTGACGCGCGATTCAGCCTCAGAAACCGAGTCCGCGCCTGCCGATCTCTACCTGCTGATCGTGATCAACGATAAGATCGCCGACGGCACCGATGTTTCATGGCTGTGGGACGCCGACTTCGAGCAGCTGGCGGGCCGCGTGGCGCATGTGGTGGTCAGCGGCACGCGCGCGGCGGATATGGCCGTTCGTCTCAAGTACGCGGGCGTTCCACACGCATGCATCGAGCAGGAGCCGAATCTAGGCCGTGCCCTCGATCGCGTGCTGGCGGCTAGCCCTGCCGAGCAGCCGCTCTACCTCCTCCCAACCTACACGGCGATGCTTGAGCTGCGCGAGGAGCTGGTGCAGCGTGGCCTGGTCAAGCCGTTTTGGGAAGACTGA